In a genomic window of Ptiloglossa arizonensis isolate GNS036 chromosome 12, iyPtiAriz1_principal, whole genome shotgun sequence:
- the Uri gene encoding unconventional prefoldin RPB5 interactor isoform X2, protein MSNEDETQNLRRALLEKVFVKEIQQNEEQFKIWTAYKKGHQKVAVALNTFQKDLYVNCMVPIGKRALMKGKLIHTNEVLVCLGDGYFAKYSASGARALCERRIQLKHREREREYNQKLAKFKKEERKKIETEEDLFYRLDQLEIEEELADEFNRLEDEQYELFEDELEEERESHDESRSSSESEKEYSEKEKFISSSEKKQSKEDVGNCKLKKSVSFIEQKDLVNNERSENLMKGRELDEDAEGSETNILRIQFSHSQNNPIVRSNDDSIKSPADIYRIFSKPKSILRRSPNDVAPVQITSPNYSTEEKEEEEESIKPSAYETVVKDIKERDLTVLTNTASSTDKETRPVSRFKRERQLTKKRKVRQVTTLQ, encoded by the exons atgagcAACGAGGATGAAACGCAAAATTTACGACGTGCACTCctggaaaaagtttttgtaaag GAAATACAACAAAATGAAGAACAATTCAAAATATGGACAGCCTATAAAAAAGGTCACCAAAAAGTTGCAGTAGCATTAAATACTTTCCAAAAGGATCTGTATGTAAATTGTATGGTACCAATTGGAAAACGAGCATTGATGAAGGGAAAGTTAATTCACACTAATGAAGTCTTAGTTTGCTTGGGTGATGGATACTTTGCAAAATACAGTGCTTCGGGTGCACGTGCACTTTGCGAAAGAAGAATACAAC TGAAAcatagggaaagagagagagagtataaCCAGAAATTAGCCAAGTTtaaaaaagaggaaagaaaaaaaatagagacaGAGGAAGATCTGTTTTATAGACTCGATCAGCTTGAAATTGAGGAAGAATTAGCCGATGAATTTAATAG ACTAGAGGATGAACAGTATGAACTCTTTGAAGATGAattagaagaagaaagagagtcTCACGATGAATCAAGAAGTTCTTCTGAGAGTGAAAAGGAATATTCAGAGAAGGAGAAATTTATCTCTAGTTCTGAAAAGAAGCAGTCTAAAGAGGATGTGGGGAACTGTAAGCTAAAAAAATCAGTTTCATTCATAGAGCAAAAAGATCTTGTAAATAATGAAAGATCTGAAAATTTAATGAAAGGAAGGGAATTGGATGAAGATGCAGAAGGTTCAGAGACAAATATTCTTCGGATACAATTTAGTCACTCTCAAAATAATCCAATTGTAAGGTCAAATGATGATTCAATAAAATCACCAGCAGATATTTATAGGATATTTTCAAAACCTAAATCTATCTTAAGAAGATCTCCAAATGATGTTGCACCTGTGCAGATTACTTCTCCTAATTACAGTACAGAAGaaaaggaggaggaagaagagtcTATAAAACCTTCTGCATATGAAACA GTGGTGAAAGACATTAAGGAAAGAGATTTGACAGTGTTAACAAATACAGCTTCAAGTACAGACAAAGAAACTCGGCCAGTCAGTAGATTTAAAAGAGAGCGCCAATTAACCAAGAAACGGAAAGTGCGCCAAGTAACAACCttgcaatga
- the Rpl35 gene encoding ribosomal protein L35 has protein sequence MGKVKCTELRTKDKKELLKQLEALKTELTSLRVAKVTGGAASKLSKIRVMRKAIARVYIIMHQKQKENLRLLYKNKKYQPLDLRPKKTRALRRALTPYQAKKKTPKEIRKRSAFPQRNYALKV, from the exons ATG GGTAAGGTTAAGTGTACAGAATTGCGGACAAAAGACAAAAAGGAGCTGCTAAAGCAGCTGGAGGCACTCAAAACGGAGTTAACAAGTCTCCGTGTTGCAAAGGTCACTGGTGGAGCTGCTTCTAAGCTTTCGAAGat CCGAGTCATGAGAAAGGCAATAGCTAGAGTCTACATTATTATGCACCAAAAGCAAAAGGAAAACTTGCGtctattgtacaaaaataaaaaatatcagcCTTTGGATTTGAGACCAAAGAAAACGAGGGCGCTTAGAAGAGCATTGACACCTTATCAAGCCAAGAAAAAAACTCCAAAAGAAATCCGCAAGCGATCTGCCTTTCCCCAAAGGAACTATGCTTTAAAAGTGTAA
- the Galla-1 gene encoding cytosolic iron-sulfur assembly component galla-1: protein MLSFLRKISIGAKIRDALPSGDEMEVTEGFLDGRNRPLISQSDTELKESVYDLLRTIKDPEKPQTLEQLDVVYEDCVEISKQTPKGISVIRIEFNPTVPHCSLATLIGLCIRIKLERHLVTLFKLDIYIKKGAHSTEQEINKQINDKERIAAAMENPNLKELVEKCIQEEE from the exons ATGTTgtcatttttacgaaaaatatcaATCGGAGCAAAGATAAGAGATGCTCTGCCGTCAGGGGACGAAATGGAGGTTACAGAAGGCTTTCTGGACGGAAGAAATCGACCACTGATCTCGCAATCTGACACTGAGCTCAAAGAATCTGTTTATG atcTACTTAGAACTATTAAGGATCCTGAAAAACCACAAACATTGGAACAACTGGATGTCGTCTATGAAGACTGTGTTGAAATTTCCAAACAAACACCAAAAGGAATATCAGTGATTCGTATTGAATTCAACCCAACTGTTCCTCATTGTTCATTAGCAACATTAATCGGTCTTTGCATTAGAATTAAATTAGAGCGTCATTTAGTAACTCTTTTTAAATTAGATATATACATTAAAAAGGGTGCGCACTCTACGGAACAAGAAA taaataaacaaataaatgataAAGAACGAATTGCAGCAGCTATGGAGAATCCTAATTTGAAAGAGTTAGTAGAAAAATGTATCCAGGAAGAAGAGTGA
- the Ctl5 gene encoding C-type lectin 5, with product MRTLWLMVLFAGVMVNAQRRLALPDSRSCANRVRHATYRDARGVAHSYFFSWEHQPTRSLEVDWLDARNICRRHCMDAVSLETPQENEFIKQRLVRGNVRFIWTSGRKCNFNGCDRPDLQPQNVNGWFWSGSGAKIGPTTQRNSGDWSNTGGYGQAQPDNREAAQGNDESCLSILNNFYNDGVKWHDVACHHRKPFVCEDSDELLNFVLSRNPGIRL from the exons ATGAGGACGTTATGGCTGATGGTCCTTTTTGCTGGCGTCATGGTGAACGCACAACGTCGACTTGCTCTCCCTGATTCCCGTAGCTGTGCAAACC GAGTACGACATGCTACGTATAGGGATGCCAGAGGTGTTGCACATTCATATTTCTTCAGCTGGGAGCACCAACCAACTAGGAGTCTCGAGGTAGACTGGCTTGATGCTCGTAACATTTGCCGAAGACATTGTATGGACGCTGTTTCCCTCGAAACGCCGCAAGAAAATGAGTTTATTaaacagagactcgtccgag GAAATGTGAGATTTATTTGGACATCGGGACGTAAGTGCAACTTTAACGGCTGCGATCGACCAGATCTTCAACCACAGAACGTTAACGGATGGTTCTGGTCGGGTTCAGGAGCTAAAATAGGTCCCACCACACAGCGTAATTCCGGTGACTGGAGTAACACTGGTGGATACGGACAGGCGCAACCTGACAATCGTGAAGCTGCTCAG ggTAACGATGAGTCCTGCTTATCAATCCTGAATAACTTCTACAATGATGGTGTCAAATGGCATGATGTCGCTTGCCATCATCGAAAACCATTTGTTTGCGAGGACAGCGACGAACTCCTCAACTTTGTGCTCTCTAGAAACCCCGGCATACGCCTTTAA
- the Uri gene encoding unconventional prefoldin RPB5 interactor isoform X1 codes for MSNEDETQNLRRALLEKVFVKEIQQNEEQFKIWTAYKKGHQKVAVALNTFQKDLYVNCMVPIGKRALMKGKLIHTNEVLVCLGDGYFAKYSASGARALCERRIQHADEMLEYLNTERDICETRMMLLETDFLNDCADREIVEYWDESQIEEWRMKHREREREYNQKLAKFKKEERKKIETEEDLFYRLDQLEIEEELADEFNRLEDEQYELFEDELEEERESHDESRSSSESEKEYSEKEKFISSSEKKQSKEDVGNCKLKKSVSFIEQKDLVNNERSENLMKGRELDEDAEGSETNILRIQFSHSQNNPIVRSNDDSIKSPADIYRIFSKPKSILRRSPNDVAPVQITSPNYSTEEKEEEEESIKPSAYETVVKDIKERDLTVLTNTASSTDKETRPVSRFKRERQLTKKRKVRQVTTLQ; via the exons atgagcAACGAGGATGAAACGCAAAATTTACGACGTGCACTCctggaaaaagtttttgtaaag GAAATACAACAAAATGAAGAACAATTCAAAATATGGACAGCCTATAAAAAAGGTCACCAAAAAGTTGCAGTAGCATTAAATACTTTCCAAAAGGATCTGTATGTAAATTGTATGGTACCAATTGGAAAACGAGCATTGATGAAGGGAAAGTTAATTCACACTAATGAAGTCTTAGTTTGCTTGGGTGATGGATACTTTGCAAAATACAGTGCTTCGGGTGCACGTGCACTTTGCGAAAGAAGAATACAAC ATGCGGACGAAATGTTAGAATATCTAAACACTGAAAGAGATATATGCGAGACTAGAATGATGCTGCTAGAAACTGACTTTTTAAATGATTGTGCTGATAGAGAAATTGTAGAATATTGGGATGAGAGTCAAATTGAAGAGTGGAGaa TGAAAcatagggaaagagagagagagtataaCCAGAAATTAGCCAAGTTtaaaaaagaggaaagaaaaaaaatagagacaGAGGAAGATCTGTTTTATAGACTCGATCAGCTTGAAATTGAGGAAGAATTAGCCGATGAATTTAATAG ACTAGAGGATGAACAGTATGAACTCTTTGAAGATGAattagaagaagaaagagagtcTCACGATGAATCAAGAAGTTCTTCTGAGAGTGAAAAGGAATATTCAGAGAAGGAGAAATTTATCTCTAGTTCTGAAAAGAAGCAGTCTAAAGAGGATGTGGGGAACTGTAAGCTAAAAAAATCAGTTTCATTCATAGAGCAAAAAGATCTTGTAAATAATGAAAGATCTGAAAATTTAATGAAAGGAAGGGAATTGGATGAAGATGCAGAAGGTTCAGAGACAAATATTCTTCGGATACAATTTAGTCACTCTCAAAATAATCCAATTGTAAGGTCAAATGATGATTCAATAAAATCACCAGCAGATATTTATAGGATATTTTCAAAACCTAAATCTATCTTAAGAAGATCTCCAAATGATGTTGCACCTGTGCAGATTACTTCTCCTAATTACAGTACAGAAGaaaaggaggaggaagaagagtcTATAAAACCTTCTGCATATGAAACA GTGGTGAAAGACATTAAGGAAAGAGATTTGACAGTGTTAACAAATACAGCTTCAAGTACAGACAAAGAAACTCGGCCAGTCAGTAGATTTAAAAGAGAGCGCCAATTAACCAAGAAACGGAAAGTGCGCCAAGTAACAACCttgcaatga